Proteins found in one Plasmodium malariae genome assembly, chromosome: 13 genomic segment:
- the PmUG01_13053600 gene encoding conserved Plasmodium protein, unknown function has translation MKKGLTTVVFFFLLMDGKGIKGVSEHNIVVGTEKKANIDESSGRSQSGQSNQSSQSSENNEIRRNVCTCDFTEKLNFMPKQKTKIYCELKPHHGEEIRILANKEYEVKCFNNSKVYCPVKGYFINNADIATYSQKLKYQVKDITHRDKTVSEYHLTIDKDASDILFICSIKPRQVSELLEGEVKIDLKREISEEYSVAMEDNIHMCDFSKGNLNISPTTGFYYKNSRSVNCIYNVLRNKLFLIKLPKLDIVTEKILPSVVNCLSEYSYINFNLKHVEETEDSISLHLTFGDFKKAFNLSCELDLSEFTVQPCAVGKKGNVTFYFNV, from the coding sequence atgaaaaagggaCTGACAActgttgtttttttttttcttttaatggATGGAAAAGGGATTAAAGGGGTAAGCGAGCATAACATTGTTGTTGGCACTGAAAAAAAGGCTAACATCGATGAAAGTAGTGGAAGAAGCCAAAGCGGCCAAAGTAATCAAAGTAGTCAAAGCAGTGAAAACAATGAAATCAGAAGGAATGTATGCACTTGCGACTTTACGGAAAAACTAAATTTCATGCCTAAGCAAAAGACGAAAATATATTGTGAACTAAAACCGCACCATGGGGAGGAGATAAGAATATTAGCAAATAAGGAATATGAAGTAAAATGTTTTAACAATTCGAAAGTATATTGCCCTGTAAAAGgctattttataaataacgCTGATATTGCTACCTATtctcaaaaattaaaatatcaaGTAAAAGATATAACACATCGTGATAAAACAGTTAGTGAGTATCATCTAACTATTGATAAAGACGCTtctgatattttatttatttgtagtATAAAACCAAGGCAGGTTTCTGAGTTATTAGAAGGAGAAGTTAAGATAGatttaaaaagagaaattagTGAGGAATATTCTGTAGCAATGGAggataatatacatatgtgtgaTTTTTCAAAGggtaatttaaatataagtCCAACAACaggtttttattataaaaattctaGATCTGTTAACTGTATTTATAATGTCCTtcgaaataaattatttttaataaaattacctAAACTAGATATAGTTactgaaaaaattttacctAGTGTTGTAAATTGTTTATCTGAATactcatatattaattttaacttgAAACATGTTGAAGAGACTGAAGACTCGATCTCATTACACCTAACCTTTGGGGATTTTAAAAAGgcttttaatttatcatgTGAATTAGACTTGTCGGAATTTACCGTACAACCTTGTGCAGTTGGAAAAAAGGGAAAcgttactttttattttaacgtGTAA
- the PmUG01_13053700 gene encoding adenylyl cyclase alpha, putative — MPDLTQIYARDIIPNEKLKRFFLKCRSKEKVLYSFTSENETIYEGKIQKKDLNILKYNNIYIRSLTKKFFKFFNLLYLFFVIFSKDILYVLLDKKYDVLSDFLITLLILCCCVEIIINFLVEESYTFYFIFFDVVSLILLLFDLFTFEKYLLDVLCSSIKSLYGLKKIDNEGIFHLLQLFKALRVTKVYRLIITFIRKHTKEKYKHRNEWNFEKVESMQNRTNLKESLKFTNKMHLALIKRYFMSLFLVMLSYLFIEAVSISKWQMGSMDYFIYNLDLISFEDYYESEFLKAIYYYSTIQKDKNDAEYLISLKSKRKLQNFINKKEINLREGGKQTLWDFTHLPYSELMKFINMNIPNGTKKDEEEIVLNDTIKELNELRFYEVKVYKIKDFTFYINIKKIIKKEIKNSAFFKILVILFSFIVLFYFTSELNVLLFPIEGILKKLKLMKSNPTLALEMQEELLNHELDNILRNSKLKRKSINENYEILKMEENLMKLGTLMLLGFGEAGAKIISKNINEQERVNLLINGEVVYSVFSFCDIRNFTEITEILKEKIMIFINLVAKIIHECCDFYGGSINKNIGDAFLLVWKYKKEDFSNKKRNFLESKYSTTQNKNYEDLSEKENINRICDLAFLSTVQTLIKLQQSEKIYLFLKNEKIDDLIHKNGIELSFGLHFGWAIEGAIGSSYKIDLSYLSENVNIASRLQDISKIYKNNIVISGDFYDNLSDNFKKSLRKIDKVQLKGCRNPINLYTFDLHLNKLQKKNKLDAFDLTSDMDIKMIKVLEDIKKKTERRKRKKEVSNLNYNLYKEYEQSSDIQLIKVKFPDEYSNLFEKSLDLYLSGNWNESKNILEHLKKSFTMDDNIVHQLLSFMSTSNFSAPYDWCGYRKFLQKS; from the exons atGCCAGACTTAACACAGATATACGCTAGGGATATAATTccaaatgaaaaattaaagaggttttttttgaaatgtaGATCTAAAGAAAAAGTGTTGTACTCCTTTACATCTGAAAAT GAAACCATATATGAAGgaaaaatacagaaaaaggatttgaacattttaaaatataat aatatatatattagatcCTTAACAAAGAAATTCTTTAAGTTTTTCAACCttctatatttgttttttgttatatttagtAAAGATATTTTATACGTCCTCCTTGACAAA aaatatgATGTGTTATCGGATTTTCTTATCACGCTTCTCATTCTATGTTGCTGCGttgaaataattattaattttttagtaGAGGAATCTTATACATTCTACTTCATCTTTTTCGATGTTGtatctttaattttgttattattcgATTTGTTTACTTTTGAGAAATACCTATTAGATGTGCTTTGCTCTTCTATAAAAAG TTTGTAcgggttaaaaaaaatagacaaTGAGGGAATATTTCACTTACTGCAATTATTTAAAGCTTTGCGCGTTACAAAAGTTTATCGTTtgattattacatttataagaAAGCATACTAAGGAGAAATATAAGCACAGGAATGAATGGAAT TTTGAAAAAGTAGAGAGCATGCAGAATAGAACAAATCTGAAG GAGAGcctaaaatttacaaataaaatgcaCTTggcattaataaaaagatattttatgTCTTTATTTCTTGTTATGTTATCTTATCTATTTATTGAAGCG GTGTCAATTTCGAAATGGCAGATGGGCTCAATGGATTACTTTATCTACAACTTAGACTT AATTTCGTTTGAAGACTATTACGAATCCGAGTTCTTGAAAgccatatattattacagc ACAATTCAGAAAGACAAAAACGATGCGgaatatttaattagttTAAAATCTAAAAGAAAactacaaaattttattaacaagaaagaaattaatttaaGAGAAGGCGGTAAACAAACCTTATGGGACTTTACACATTTGCCTTAc AGCGAATTGAtgaaatttataaacatGAACATACCCAATGGAACCAAAAAAGATGAGGAGGAGATTGTCTTAAATGATACGATTAAAGAATTga acgAACTGAGATTTTACGAAGTGAAAGTCTACAAAATTAAagattttactttttatataaacataaaaaaaattataaaaaaggagataaaaaattcagcgttttttaaaatacttgTTATACTG ttttcttttattgtgctcttttattttacgtCCGAGCTTAATGTGTTATTGTTCCCAATCGAAGGCATACTAAAAAAGCTAAAGCTTATGAA GTCCAATCCTACATTGGCCTTGGAAATGCAAGAAGAACTGTTAAACCATGAATTAGACAACATACTAAGAAactcaaaattaaaaag aaaaagtataaatgaGAATTATGAAATACTAAAGATGGaagaaaatttaatgaaGCTAGGAACGTTAATGCTGTTAG GTTTCGGAGAGGCAGgagcaaaaataatttccaAAAATATCAATGAGCAGGAAAGggtaaatttattaataaatggaGAAGTGGTTTATTccgttttttccttttgtgATATAAGGAACTTCACTGAAATAACAGAAATATTAAAGGAGAAG ATAATGATATTCATAAACCTCGTCGCTAAGATAATTCACGAATGTTGTGACTTCTATGGAGgatcaataaataaaaatataggagACGCGTTTTTACTTGTttggaaatataaaaaagaagatttttcaaataaaaaaaggaattttttaGAGTCAAAATATTCTACAACacaaaataagaattatGAAGATTTatcagaaaaagaaaatataaacagaATTTGTGACTTAGCTTTTTTGTCAACAGTACAGACGTTAATAAAGCTGCAGCAG TCggaaaagatatatttatttctgaAAAACGAGAAAATAGACGActtaattcataaaaatgggATAGAGTTAAGTTTCGGCCTACATTTTGGATGGGCCATTGAAGGAGCAATAGGAAGTAGTTATAAAATTGATTTATCCTACTTGTCTGAAAATGTGAATATAGCTAGTAGATTACAAGATATTTccaaaatatacaaaaataatattgttatatcAGGAGATTTTTATGATAACCTGTCTGATAATTTTAAG AAGTCACTTAGGAAAATAGACAAGGTACAGCTGAAGGGGTGCAGGAACcccataaatttatatacctTTGATTTGCACCTAAACAAG cttcaaaagaaaaataagttaGACGCCTTTGATTTAACCTCAGATATGgacataaaaatgataaag GTGTtagaagatataaaaaaaaaaacagagagacgaaaaagaaaaaaggaagtgTCAAATCTTAATTACAAT ttatataaagaatatgaACAAAGTAGTGATATACAGTTAATTAAGGTAAAGTTCCCCGATGaatattcaaatttatttgaaaaatcgTTAGACTTATATTTGAGTGGAAACTGGAATGAATCCAAAAACATACTggaacatttaaaaaagagtTTTACCATGGACGACAATATTGTGCACCAGTTGTTGAGCTTTATGAGCACGTCAAATTTTAGTGCACCCTATGACTGGTGCGGgtatagaaaatttttacaaaaatcgTAA
- the RRP5 gene encoding rRNA biogenesis protein RRP5, putative yields the protein MSQTELSKGNEEKTINKRKKEEENGTEATNSQNRELKRKRKKIEGKPRTKELNKTNHLSIYAEIKKTQKEKNEKKKKQRNIKEKKSNKSIQNKIKKSKELGESEEEREGESGCEVLDKKAQKSKLQKEKNIKTKNSKINGTINDNCKSNYDSNYDSNTDDKNDSDVSNHTRKKSKKNKKNSNINNLNSEQVSPFDYERLLVSEKNKSAIWISYIVYYLEKGNIDNAREVAERALKTIDIHEVDEKLNIYLCYLNMECVYGDRLNEIFKRALLCNNEKSIYLHTINILKINKKLIELKELCEEAIKKFKYSKKIWSTYLEILHSTYKDEEYAHSILLKSLYSLPKKKHLNMIINAARFEYKYSNKERGKAYFEKLIQEYPKRSDVWFTYLDIHINSLTKNEKKEKLKLNMNELQFIRNIFERFISIKFKTRVMKMIFTKWLLFEKNQGSVKSQKLVQEKAYNYVESLNSTS from the exons ATGAGCCAAACAGAACTCAGTAAAggtaatgaagaaaaaacgATAAATAAGCGCAAGAAAGAGGAGGAAAATGGTACAGAAGCTACTAATTCCCAAAATAGagaattaaaaaggaaaaggaaaaaaattgaaggaAAACCCAGAACAAAAGAACTGAATAAGACGAACCATTTAAGCATATATGCCGAAATAAAGAAGActcaaaaggaaaaaaacgaaaagaaaaaaaaacaaagaaatataaaagaaaaaaaaagtaataaaagtatacaaaacaaaattaaaaaatcaaaagaaCTGGGAGAAAGTGAAGAAGAAAGGGAAGGAGAAAGTGGTTGTGAGGTACTTGACAAAAAGGCCCAAAAATCCAAGCTtcaaaaggaa aaaaacattaaaacaaaaaatagcaaaataaatgGCACTATTAATGACAATTGTAAAAGTAACTATGATAGCAACTACGATAGCAATACAGACGACAAAAATGATAGTGACGTAAGTAACCACACAAGGAAAAAATCTAAGAAGAACAAGAAAAATAGCAATATAAACAATCTCAACAGTGAGCAGGTCAGCCCGTTTGACTACGAAAGGTTACTAGTATcggaaaaaaacaaaagcgCGATTTGGATAAGTTAcattgtttattatttagaaaaaggaaatatagaTAATGCAAGAGAAGTAGCAGAGAGAGCATTGAAAACAATAGATATACACGAAGTAgacgaaaaattaaatatttatttatgttatttaaatatggAATGTGTTTATGGGGATAGGTTAAATGAGATATTTAAAAGAGCTTTACtatgtaataatgaaaaatctatatatttacacacaattaatattttaaaaattaataaaaagttaattgaattaaaagaattatgtGAAGAGGCaattaaaaagtttaaatattccaaaaaaatatggtCTACGTATTTAGAAATTTTGCATAGTACATATAAAGACGAAGAATATGCTCATTCAATATTACTAAAATCTTTATATTctttaccaaaaaaaaagcatttaaATATGATTATAAATGCAGCTCGTTTTGAATATAAGTATTCTAATAAAGAAAGAGGAAAAgcatattttgaaaaattaattcaagAATATCCTAAAAGGTCAGATGTCTGGTTTACTTATCTTGATATTCATATTAACtcattaacaaaaaatgaaaaaaaagaaaaactcaAACTAAATATGAATGAGCTACAATTTATTAGAAACATATTTGAACGAtttatttcaattaaatttaaaacaagAGTTATGAAAATGATATTTACCAAATGGTTactatttgaaaaaaatcaAGGTAGTGTTAAAAGCCAAAAGTTAGTTCAAGAAAAGGCCTACAACTACGTGGAAAGCTTAAACTCCACTAGTTGA
- the PmUG01_13053900 gene encoding mitochondrial ribosomal protein L16 precursor, putative, whose product MPPIIYKSPLPVRLKAPKGRITPLSAPDIHVGKSLVAACPKRIRGEKLAEMKQIIRKYLGKKKEYFVDVHATYSVTKKPDGTKMGQGKGLIDYFVARVPAGKTIFHIPTTSPFNALGFDDPIYKVLKKAAAKVAIPCVFRTQNNLFRVHNIKYISQKKILKDQLIQFNQYRSKLFTKDDNNT is encoded by the coding sequence atgccaccaataatttataaaagtcCGCTACCCGTTCGATTAAAAGCCCCTAAGGGTAGAATAACTCCTCTTAGTGCCCCCGATATACATGTTGGAAAATCACTTGTAGCTGCTTGCCCAAAGAGAATAAGAGGAGAAAAATTAGCAGAAATGAAACAAATTATACGTAAATATttaggaaagaaaaaagaatattttgtaGATGTTCATGCAACCTATAGTGTAACTAAAAAACCAGATGGAACAAAAATGGGACAGGGAAAGGGGCTCATTGATTATTTTGTTGCAAGAGTACCAGCAGGAAAAaccatttttcatattcctACAACTAGTCCATTTAATGCTCTAGGATTTGATGATCCTATTTataaagttttaaaaaaagcagCAGCCAAAGTAGCTATCCCATGTGTATTTAGaacacaaaataatttatttcgagttcacaatataaaatatatttctcaaaaaaaaatacttaaagATCAATTAATACAGTTTAATCAATATAGGTCAAAGTTATTTACAAAAGACGACAATAATacgtaa
- the SOAP gene encoding secreted ookinete adhesive protein, putative yields the protein MKKILIVFIPLLFALICAHEERKFSLKRSVTNAHNNNNNNSVRNYSAVDIFSPKTTQKECIKCLPENFCECECSCKNKTGFSMKYRHASIGSKLTKSDMNTQKKSSPSRQQNSDSSNVNAQQGTGSQAKHQTDIKPQNRTTDSNNVITECFSSCKSVTGVQTEECSCSCYC from the coding sequence atgaaaaaaattctaattGTGTTTATTCCTTTACTTTTCGCACTAATATGCGCTCATGAGGAAAGGAAATTTTCCTTAAAAAGATCAGTAACCAATGCtcataataacaataataataatagcgtAAGAAATTATTCAGCTGTTGATATATTTTCACCAAAAACAACGCAAAAAGAATGTATCAAATGTTTACCTGAGAATTTTTGTGAATGTGAGTGCAGTTGTAAAAACAAAACGGGGTTTTCAATGAAATATAGACATGCAAGTATTGGATCTAAACTTACAAAGTCTGATATGAATACACAGAAAAAATCTTCCCCTTCAAGACAACAAAATTCCGACTCATCTAATGTAAATGCTCAACAAGGTACTGGTTCACAAGCAAAACACCAAACAGACATCAAGCCTCAAAATAGAACAACAGACTCAAATAACGTAATAACAGAATGTTTCTCCTCTTGTAAAAGTGTTACAGGTGTTCAAACAGAAGAATGTAGTTGTTCCTGTTactgttaa
- the PmUG01_13054100 gene encoding conserved Plasmodium protein, unknown function: MKWLIEKRNTNSDENFETVEEINTNDETKVEYENDANILENESDTKKMENDTSILENESDTKKMENDTSILENENGETKMEYEDDEIKMEYENDETKVEYENDIINSKASDELYESSQNENVILREDEVKHTHDTFNCPFDKSVFEAPKFYPHYLMKDHTLQYLDPVIKKTKRRSFLCCCT; the protein is encoded by the exons atgaagtGGTTAATAGAAAAACGGAATACTAATTCTGATGAAAATTTTGAGACAGttgaagaaataaatacaaatgatGAAACCAAAGTGGAATATGAAAATGACGCAAATATATTGGAAAATGAAAgtgatacaaaaaaaatggaaaatgaTACAAGCATATTAGAAAATGAAAgtgatacaaaaaaaatggaaaatgaTACAAGCATAttggaaaatgaaaatggtGAAACCAAAATGGAGTATGAAGatgatgaaataaaaatggaatatgAAAATGACGAAACCAAAGTGGAATatgaaaatgatataattaatagTAAAGCATCAGATGAATTATATGAATCAAGTCAAAACGAAAATGTCATACTAAGGGAAGATGAAGTAAAACATACACATGATACCTTTAATTGTCCTTTTGATAAAAGTGTATTCGAAGCACCAAAG TTTTATCCACACTACCTGATGAAAGACCATACTCTTCAATATTTAGATcctgtaattaaaaaaaccaAAAGAAGAAGTTTCTTATGTTGTTGTACATAA